The sequence below is a genomic window from Mercenaria mercenaria strain notata chromosome 14, MADL_Memer_1, whole genome shotgun sequence.
ATCATGATCATGAAAATATAAACCAGCAATCGACTATACCACtgcaattttaatattatgttcaGTATAGCATGATATTTCGACATAATACCTAACACCATATGAAAAATTGTAGCagcaagaaagaaaaacaaatatacaaatttcTTTGAACAAGCTGCACTAATTGACGTTTCATTTGTTTATATCTGTTATTTGATGTTCTTTTGACGTAGAATGCTTGTACGTAGAACAGGAATATGAGTAACATATCCACATACTAACTCGAATATCCCACAGATCACAATCGTTAAATAAGACGTTAAGAAAGCAACAGTTTGTCAATTGTTATGCCAAACCAaatgaaattcaaattagttATGAAGtgtcaatatttaaagaaaaacttaTACAAATAGTCAGTCTCTTTCTCTTCTTGGGTTCttattatgtttcatttatttcgttGAAAGTCAATTTTAGAATATAATTACAGAGTAGAGATAAGGGCTtttcttatttcaatttaattaattCTCAAAATTATACGAAATGTAGGCAGAGTTTCTTcttcttattttttcttcttatttttttcttcttaattttgtAGAAATATATCTGTAACTTAAGTTTTATATACAATTAATTGGTCTATCAAGCTTGGACAGAATTGGTTGCTGACTTTTCCTTGCGTAATATGATGGCAACGTATTAAATAGCTAATATACATAGACAGGTACTAAATGACAAACTGCGTAAAACATTACGTTTTCTGTTGTCTTCTGGTAAGTAAAACAGAATCCGGAATATCGTAAAGTGTATACTGTATTTTTGATTCGTTGCCAGACCATTCTTCAGACACTTAACTATCAATTATAATGCCGCATGCTCTCTTCACATCATATGCATTAAATACTTATAGTGTTTGTTTTGTGAATATGTACAACGTCACCATGCGTTTGTTCAATGCCTTCTTTCATATGATAGACAACAAGTGAAAGAAACGTTTTCCATGCTTCTTCTAATTCCTCACACCATTTGTCCTGAATGTACGGCTTCATTGCACTGAGGAAATGTGgcaaaataatctgaaaataaaaagcaTTGTTTTATTTGAAGACTTATCATACAGACATTTTTACTGGTTGTAGATGTAACTCTATGATAACTGAGGCTCTGCCGAGCTACATCAGAAACAATCATCAAACAGCCGAATATTTATTTCCGCACTTACTGTGTGTTTTGTCATGAACTAATAGAAATAATAAGAAAAGCAATGAAACGAATTAATTTCTGACAGAACTGTTGTTTTGAAGCATATTGAACCCAACACGAGACATTTACGTCcgtaaatgaaaaagaaaatcatgAAATGACAAAGACACACACCAATGTAAGAGTCATATGTGCAACGTATCATTACGTTTGTTTCATGTTTTCTGAATATGACGTAAAAAGAGGAGCTTACATACACAAACGTACAAACAATTTCAATGTTTAGAAACCTGCATAGGGCAATCAAGAAGTCCGTTTGCTATTTTAATTGTGTCTAGCTATGCTGGTAAACATCTGTTCATCTTAAATGTAAAAGAATGGACTTCCTTTCAAAGCGAAACACTTCATAAAAGTAATACAACCTAATGTATAACAATCAATGCGCAACCATAAAAAGCTTTCATCTTCACTTACTTATCTCAATCACGCGTGAGGAGAAGCGCTataaaaatgttcacattttacaataaagaaacattttaatgacCCTTCTTTAGattattaattttcttataagAGTTCTACtacatatttttgcgtgcttacAATTTGTCAGAAATGTTATGTGTAACGAGGATtatagttgtttttactattatttacGATGCAAATCGAAacgcgtttgtaacgctttactcgaggtaaattgcctcgattataaatatctacatttaacgagcattgaacactaaatcctctatAGCGGTAACGACACTGAAAACTTCCTTATTGCCGCgacggtccgggttcgattcccgacgcggtcatcttttttttcttgatttggcatttttataaGTTACgaaacaaaaacttatattcTTAGGTTCAAAATATGACCTatcttcaatttgaaagaaatgccatttttagccaaaatccggaggccagtgcctttaagacCTGAAATTATATATCCACCTGTATGTCATCAGATGGAACACTGTACTGTCTGTGATTGTATCCGACTTCATGAAGCATGGATATCATATCGGAAGGTTGGTTAATGCGTGTGATGCATTTGTCTATAGTTGCCATCACCCTGAGTGCATGTTGTTGTAGTAAACCGGAATCTTGTATTTTGGATACGTCTTTCCCTTTAAATGCTGCAAACACCTTTATTAATTCTGGTCTACTCTCAAACATGCTGTAAAAGAAATGTTAAACGTGAATACTTATGTTTCAGTTGTATTTTTACTTTGTTGGACAGTTGCTGTAATAAGAATGTTTGATATATCCATCAGCAAGTGATCGTAATACGTTACAAGAAATAATGATAATGGGCGTGTAACACCATGAAGAGACACAACAATATAACACAATAATTGGTAAGGAAACAAAGCAAAAATATCTGCTGGTATAAACGCTAACTCCTCAAAAATAAGTTCAAGGCAGCTGTAGGTCAGTCGGTGATTACAGTGCGAACAAAAGATATAACTGAAATTTCAGTCTTGTTTCACATTGCGAAAAGTAAAGCCTTTCTTGCACGATTATTTAGAGGTTGCAACAATGTATTTGTTCAGGTATACCCGGATGTTATTCAAATCAAGCtgttatcaaaaatatacataaacgtAAAAATATCATATCCGTTAAGGACTAATGTTCATAGACACCGTTGCTCCATAAAATAAAACCCCAATAATCAAAGGAAATACTTCTTGCTTTAACATATCTTAAACTCTTGAAATAGTTTACGATTAAACCGCGATATTATCTACAAATGGAATTTCAAAGTTGATGAATGTCTAGAAAAAAGTTCGATAGAAACATTAAACTGATGACATTGTGCAAAGGAACCTGGCTTTTCTATGTTAGCGAAATACATCTATAAAATTTTGCTAACAGTCCAAAGCCACATCTGCAGCTACAAACAGTGGCATATCGTTTTATAATCTGACATGTGATTTTCTATACAAAAAGAACGAAAACGTACTAAATTTTATTAGACTCGCATTTTCACATACACATTAATACTTTACATATATTACAAGAATGCATTGCttttaaatatatctttcattATTATTCAACATTACAATATAACACACTGTATAAGATCAATTGCGAACGTCATAAAAACAGGTAGAGCTAACACAAAGCATAGCTGAGCCAATACGAGAAAAGCAGCAGGGCATGTTGATTGGTTCAAAaaagagggccaatacggaaaaGTCACTTCCAACAGATTTTTAAAttacgccattttgttttacatcaaagttatacatttgtacattacaaTAGGGTTTCACAAGTTTGACAAAAATatcatctaacatgttcatgtaatagcCAAATATGACCGAGTCGATGTTCGTAGATTATAACGATACTTTCgacttattcggtattgtgtaaaaataAGTGCTCCTGTCTGAATTTCTGCGAGTTTTCGAGGAAAATGCTGGGAAAATATGCGAAATTCAGATTAATTCAAAAGATGAGACATATCTTAAACatacattttgatagtgtggattGTTTGTGCAATACTGATAGCGATTCACGTGCTAGGAAGCGGATGAATAATTGGTTGCGAATCGAATGTAAACTGCAAATAATTTCGAATAAGGATATAACGAAGCATAGgggtatataatatataataagttGTGCTTCATTGTTGTGTTATATTGATCACCACCTACGTGTACAattgtacgaaagacccgtggtgacatttcatcttcattatttcacgatttctgcttcatgatttcacgatttccacttcatgaattcacgaattcacgatttcttgcttcctgatttcacgattcccacttcatgaattcacgatttccacttcatgaattcacgatttcacgaaaaaacttcacgatttcttgatttcaagatttcatgatttcacgatttccacttcatgagttcacgatttcacgatttctgcttcctgaattcatgatttccacttcataataaacgatttcacgatttcctcttcatgaattcacgattccaacttcacgaattcacgatttcaacttcacgatttcactatttccacttcacgaattcacgatttcactatggtgaattcatgaagtggaaatcgtgaattcgtgaagtggaaatcgtgaattcgtgaagtggaaattgtgaaatcgtgaattcgtgaagcggaaatcgtgaattcgtgaagtggaaatcgtgaattcatgaagtggaaattgtgaaatcgagaattcgtgaagtggaaatcgtgaattcatgaagtggaaatcgtgaaattgtgaaatcgtgaattcatgaagtggaaatcgtgaactcgtgaattcatgaagtggaaatcgtgaaatcaagaaatcgtgaaatcatgaaatcgtgaaatcaagaaatcgtgaagttttttcgtgaaatcgtgaattcatgaagtggaaatcgtgaaatcgtgaattcatgaagtggaaatcgtgaaatcaggaagcagaaatcgtgaattcgtgaattcatgaagttgaaatcgtgaaatcatgaagcaga
It includes:
- the LOC123527999 gene encoding uncharacterized protein LOC123527999, coding for MGCSAGKVERDFVKVGRSADYNKNIPSLTDTQKDAIQKNWQNLKLHIANIGVMTYVSMFESRPELIKVFAAFKGKDVSKIQDSGLLQQHALRVMATIDKCITRINQPSDMISMLHEVGYNHRQYSVPSDDIQIILPHFLSAMKPYIQDKWCEELEEAWKTFLSLVVYHMKEGIEQTHGDVVHIHKTNTISI